In a single window of the Salmo trutta chromosome 23, fSalTru1.1, whole genome shotgun sequence genome:
- the prrc2b gene encoding protein PRRC2B isoform X4, with amino-acid sequence MSDRLGQITKSKDGKSKYSSLSLFDKYKGKSIETQKTAAVPRHGLQSLGKVAAARRMPPPAHLPSLKSENKGNDPNVIIVPKDGTGWANTQEQIDQKSSIASTAQLLELQPQLALQKSVSNLQKPTPVASQESTNTGGPKQWAQLNGKAIELDAGLRASNRLQPFSHEEFPTLKAAGEQDKAGKERSAFDPSYGPGPSLRPQNVTSWREGGGRNLLPSSLPAGLPSDSEGKASGVAETGSPPPPLPPSAALSASMVSPTPATVVSAPPVLEPKEPSLRPAQPLRRPTPPALNHHQLHHPTTTTTYHDMLPAFMCPKETRDAPGTAEHTGPVTVVAPVRFDNRPTFRQPYPNINQEPVNGEVRREENRFIRGPSRNPSSRPIRRPGDRPPRPAIINPEDLKDLDELDNDCEDGWAGIHEEVDYGEKLKFSDDEEEHAEKNKMWAEWENQRREHQLSLSSGEGAYPQDGPEEEAYLAFQEQMAHRKINSRFPSGEPQAQQKSSGPGMAHQGEPLDDQEERQGPSRAKFVSPELSEAVERARRRREEEERRAREERLAACAEKLKRLDERFGKTERQLSRSEEGAKDAESKEAALSTGRESKNHQESWQYGTKDTECPLEHSPGQQDYREEGTLGFAPYRNEDEGGADPTSPLPDYTNHQASKTLPPRFQKQQQDQVYKMQHWQQSGHLAPSGSSHPPRGYYPPHMLGFDPRWMMMPPFLDPRMAQGRSPVDYYPNAVHSSGMMKSMMQPDHLNSPGSASDDGCHPSMHQERKAPSTEPYPVWNQDGYPPRSFTPPYQRQHESSDRSQPDDRSDRTCSQQDLYEESGNECLDNPSGDLSHQAYHQSKSPDRDHHPHDQGLLSSAPSRPQQQHADSDYPKQEPKDRYLKDGTEPCDELFDTSKEKVFDSDFHRRDGGQKKEVGVGGQNQWSDPGSSSPASSISQPSETGGRTLTRRTGPIKKPVLKALKVEDKENEKPKVEPEEKVVPYRLEKEVLTNVYDLKKDNQPLVSNRRSASPAIEKQPEEKQQPPAPAKIERPASIHSEDLPKENSWDSGKSQSSRDSQESREPGAPRRNNWIFIDEEQAFAGARGTGRGRSRGGFREFSSRGGRGGRENPRGGYNNNINSRDAAGAQRPGRGRGLPRDFVKVEDLQRGKPRRRNVSETLSETSEYEELPKRRRQKGSENGEGGSYPEQGETRKADRDSWRSNKVYTEEQAASDARDKAKASSRGFGGFGRSLPPRLDTGRGYNTSRGFNNGSRDISTWRGRGTQFGSGGWPMQENGYGLGTETYSRRPPAEREPLKYIPKFTGSTGSFMENGAEDRSGEGEYYIDSDNPGQQPLRRRRPPRQDKPPRFRRLRQEREPGSGQWTSDEYINGSEGFANPWPSRSKEGGKEDSWSSGHYSGGGGRSGGQHGQAEDWETGSENSDFSDWREKRGGGQQQQAHGGDVHSDSGHGDPGSGEKRELAKRSFSSQRPLVDRQNRKGEVDGNKMTRSSENPNALPSCNRNDGWQNGGSSNHKRSPEESGPVYNVEQSEEGHQANEPSGKKLDKELKPRSVKGDLAKPLSQYDLNSYPIEGDSGGPSPDGFQDLSKKQLRRPQEDDRRRKEQGAPVPVKNRPITSKMPPRFAKKQGGMTIDQPEEGLSANNLGTEIWETNSSALSIQSSGGDSWTKQVSFTGSEPNSEDSDAGPEQSKEQHKPGPIGNERSLKHRKGSEGVERLEGRPITPVNGVDLHVDTVLPVPPIEFGVSAKDSDFSLPPGSTPVPVSNPVTKLQDALVSNPALTQAIPMLRRDHLQPGINLNPISFPSADLTLKMESARKAWENSQSLPEQGSPGGGASGAQPPCSVGSSSGVSYSSFGGVSMPPMPIASVAPSMSMQGNHVPPLYLDGHVFPSQPRLVPPTMTQQQSYQQAAAAAQQIPISLHTSLQAQLGLRGGLPVSQSQEMFNSIPSFRSQVYMHPNLSQPNPMVLSGGGPLKGPYSAFPGMQPSDMVKPQSGSHYQPMNGSQTMVYDGQMNQGPGMSSSQLMDSQLIQVTMPLPGSQLRYGSAQQHLILPQSIQLQQGQNLSVGAARRMLPPGSQPPVMTGSRENFPMSTGPYTTYKTSQMEMKGFQFSDKPNHSQGMPGGYNRPGSASPGGKQSGPVGPLPGHYTQQKTSSMQAVQQRGWACSGPGLTCSCCYRDPATGWYEALLCPLHGKVPPPQGSMVMHMRPPTTGPFPTPIQRPVMQVNKTVIIRSPPYPNPGREPPHSTPPSAPEPTVKGPEDGMKSKALRIGRQLVGEGKALSWGLMTSELHESLPGWQGKPAPCT; translated from the exons ATGTCCGATCGTTTGGGGCAAATAACCAAGTCCAAGGATGGGAAAAGCAAGTATTCATCACTCAGCCTATTTGATAAGTACAAGGGAAAGTCTATAGAAACTCAGAAAACCGCAG CAGTTCCGCGACATGGCTTACAGAGTCTTGGCAAAGTGGCCGCAGCCAGGCGCATGCCCCCACCTGCTCACCTGCCGAGCCTGAAGTCGGAGAACAAAGGAAACGATCCCAACGTGATTATCGTGCCCAAAGACGGAACAGGATGGGCAAACACACAGGAACAAATCGATCAAAAGAG ttCCATTGCATCAACAGCACAGCTGCTGGAGTTGCAGCCACAGCTGGCTTTGCAGAAATCTGTCTCCAATCTTCAGAAGCCCACACCGGTAGCCAGTCAGGAG AGCACAAACACAGGTGGACCAAAGCAATGGGCCCAGCTAAATGGAAAGGCCATAGAACTAGATG CAGGTTTAAGGGCCTCAAACCGACTGCAGCCCTTCTCTCACGAGGAATTTCCAACGCTGAAGGCTGCTGGGGAACAGGACAAGGCTGGCAAGGAAAGAAGCGCCTTCGATCCGTCGTATGGGCCCGGACCAAGCCTCCGCCCCCAGA ATGTGACAAGTTGGAGGGAGGGTGGTGGGAGGAACCTTCTGCCCTCATCCCTGCCGGCAGGCCTGCCCTCAGATTCCGAGGGCAAGGCCAGCGGCGTAGCTGAGACTGGGAGCCCCCCTCCACCTCTTCCCCCCTCTGCCGCCCTCTCTGCCTCCATGGTCAGTCCCACCCCTGCCACCGTTGTCAGCGCCCCTCCAGTCCTAGAGCCCAAGGAGCCCTCTCTGCGCCCCGCCCAGCCCCTCCGCAGGCCCACCCCCCCTGCCCTGAACCATCACCAGCTCCAccaccctaccaccaccaccacctaccacGACATGCTGCCTGCCTTC ATGTGCCCCAAAGAGACTCGTGATGCTCCCGGCACTGCTGAACACACTGGCCCTGTCACTGTGGTCGCCCCAGTTCGCTTTGACAACCGGCCCACCTTCAGACAGCCCTACCCCAACATCAACCAAGAGCCCGTCAA CGGTGAGGTTAGGAGAGAAGAAAACCGCTTCATTCGTGGGCCCTCTCGCAACCCCTCCTCCAGACCCATCCGTCGGCCCGGTGACAGACCCCCTCGTCCGGCCATCATCAACCCAGAGGACCTGAAGGATCTGGATGAGCTGGACAACGACTGTGAAGACGGCTGGGCAG GTATCCATGAAGAAGTGGATTATGGCGAGAAACTCAAGTTCAGTGACGATGAGGAGGAGCACGCCGAAAAGAACAAGATGTG GGCTGAATGGGAGAACCAGCGTCGCGAGCACCAGTTGTCGCTGAGCTCAGGAGAGGGGGCGTACCCCCAGGACGGCCCCGAGGAGGAGGCTTACCTGGCCTTCCAGGAGCAGATGGCCCACAGGAAGATCAACAGCAGGTTCCCCTCTGGAGAACCACAG GCCCAGCAGAAGAGCTCCGGGCCTGGCATGGCACACCAGGGTGAACCCCTGGACGACCAGGAGGAGCGCCAGGGCCCTTCCCGGGCCAAGTTTGTATCACCGGAACTCTCGGAGGCAGTGGAGAGAGCTCGCCGgcgcagggaggaggaggagagacgcgCCCGTGAGGAGAGACTCGCCGCCTGCGCCGAGAAGCTCAAGAGGCTAGACGAGAGGTTTGGGAAGACGGAGAGACAGTTGTCAAGGTCTGAGGAGGGAGCGAAGGATGCAGAGAGCAAGGAGGCAGCACTGTCCACTGGGAGAGAGAGCAAAAACCACCAGGAGAGCTGGCAATATGGCACGAAAG aCACTGAGTGTCCCTTGGAGCACTCCCCCGGCCAGCAGGACTACAGGGAAGAAGGCACCTTGGGCTTTGCCCCCTACCGCAATGAGGACGAGGGCGGGGCTGATCCCACTTCTCCCTTGCCCGACTACACAAACCACCAGGCCTCCAAAACCCTCCCGCCCCGCTTCCAAAAGCAGCAGCAG GACCAAGTGTATAAAATGCAGCACTGGCAGCAGTCTGGCCACCTCGCCCCCTCTGGCTCCAGCCACCCCCCGAGAGGATACTACCCCCCACACATGCTGGGCTTCGACCCCCGCTGGATGATGATGCCCCCCTTCTTGGACCCCCGCATGGCCCAGGGCCGCTCCCCCGTGGACTACTACCCCAACGCTGTCCACTCTTCAG GAATGATGAAATCGATGATGCAGCCAGACCACCTGAACAGCCCAGGGTCCGCCTCTGACGATGGCTGCCATCCCAGCATGCATCAGGAGAGAAAGGCCCCCTCCACCGAGCCCTACCCCGTGTGGAACCAAGATGGCTACCCCCCTCGCAGTTTCACCCCACCCTACCAGAGACAGCACGAGAGCTCAGACAGGAGCCAGCCAGACGACCGGAGTGACAGGACATGCTCCCAGCAGGACTTGTACGAAGAGAGTGGCAACGAGTGCCTAGACAACCCATCTGGTGACCTCTCCCATCAGGCCTACCACCAGAGCAAAAGTCCCGACAGGGATCACCACCCGCACGACCAAGGCCTGCTCTCCTCAGCCCCAAGCCGGCCCCAGCAGCAGCATGCAGACAGCGACTACCCCAAACAGGAGCCCAAAGACAGGTACCTGAAGGACGGTACTGAACCCTGTGACGAACTCTTCGACACCTCCAAGGAAAAGGTTTTTGACTCAGACTTCCATAGGCGAGATGGAGGCCAGAAGAAGGAAGTTGGTGTTGGTGGTCAGAACCAGTGGTCTGATCCTGGCTCCAGCTCCCCTGCCAGCAGTATAAGCCAGCCCTCTGAGACTGGCGGTAGGACCCTGACCCGCAGGACCGGTCCCATCAAGAAACCTGTGCTAAAGGCCCTCAAAGTGGAGGACAAGGAGAACGAGAAGCCCAAAGTGGAGCCTGAGGAGAAGGTAGTCCCTTACCGCCTGGAAAAGGAGGTGCTCACTAACGTATATGACCTGAAGAAAGACAACCAGCCCCTCGTAAGTAATAGACGCTCGGCTTCGCCTGCTATCGAGAAGCAGCCAGAAGAGAAGCAACAACCACCAGCTCCTGCTAAAATAGAGCGGCCAGCCAGTATCCACAGTGAAGATTTGCCGAAGGAGAACAGCTGGGACAGCGGAAAGAGCCAGTCCTCCAGAGACAGCCAGGAGAGCAGGGAGCCTGGTGCACCACGACGCAACAACTGGATCTTCATCGATGAGGAGCAGGCCTTTGCCGGAGCCAGGGGAACGGGTCGAGGTCGGAGCCGTGGCGGCTTCAGGGAGTTCAGTTCCAGAGGAGGCCGGGGAGGCCGAGAGAACCCCAGAGGAGGCtacaacaacaatatcaacagCAGGGACGCCGCTGGAGCCCAGAGACCAGGCAGAGGCAGAGGACTGCCCAGGGACTTTGTCAAAGTGGAGGACCTGCAGAGGGGGAAGCCGAGGAGGCGCAACGTCAGCGAGACTCTGAGCGAGACCTCAGAGTACGAGGAGCTGCCCAAGCGGCGACGCCAGAAGGGCTCTGAAAACGGAGAGGGTGGCAGCTACCCAGAGCAGGGAGAGACCAGGAAGGCCGACCGAGACTCTTGGAGGTCCAACAAGGTGTACACGGAAGAACAGGCAGCCAGTGATGCCCGCGACAAGGCCAAAGCCAGCAGCAGGGGGTTCGGAGGCTTCGGCCGCTCGCTGCCTCCCAGACTCGATACTGGCAGGGGCTACAACACCAGCCGAGGGTTCAACAACGGCTCCAGAGACATCTCCACCTGGAGGGGGCGGGGGACTCAGTTTGGCAGTGGCGGTTGGCCCATGCAGGAGAACGGCTACGGCCTGGGCACCGAGACCTATTCCAGGAGACCACCTGCAGAGCGTGAGCCCCTCAAATACATCCCCAAGTTTACTGGCTCTACTGGTTCCTTCATGGAGAACGGCGCTGAGGACCGCAGTGGGGAGGGCGAGTACTACATAGACAGTGACAACCCTGGACAACAGCCGTTGAGAAGACGGAGGCCGCCGCGCCAGGACAAGCCCCCACGTTTCCGCCGACTACGTCAAGAGAGGGAGCCCGGCAGCGGCCAGTGGACCAGCGATGAGTACATCAACGGATCGGAAGGATTCGCAAACCCCTGGCCGAGCCGCTCCAAGGAGGGAGGTAAAGAGGACAGCTGGTCCAGTGGCCACTACTCCGGAGGGGGGGGTAGGTCCGGTGGTCAGCACGGCCAGGCGGAGGACTGGGAGACTGGCTCAGAGAACAGCGACTTCAGCGACTGGAGGGAGAAGCGTGGTGgagggcagcagcagcaggcccACGGGGGAGATGTGCACTCAGACTCGGGCCACGGGGATCCTGGGTCTGGAGAGAAGAGGGAGCTGGCCAAGAGGAGTTTCTCCAGCCAGCGCCCCCTGGTGGACCGGCAGAACAGGAAGGGTGAGGTGGATGGGAACAAGATGACACGCTCTTCAGAGAACCCTAACGCTCTGCCCTCCTGTAACAGGAATGACGGCTGGCAGAATGGAGGGTCCTCCAACCATAAGAG GAGCCCAGAGGAGTCAGGCCCAGTCTACAATGTTGAGCAGTCTGAGGAAGGCCACCAGGCCAACGAACCCTCGGGGAAGAAGCTGGACAAGGAGCTGAAGCCCAGGTCTGtgaagggagacctggccaaacCACTGTCTCAGTACGACCTCAACAGCTACCCCA TTGAGGGGGATTCTGGGGGTCCTAGTCCAGACGGGTTCCAAGACCTGTCCAAGAAACAGCTGCGGCGCCCACAGGAAGACGACAGAAGGAGAAAGGAACAAGGAGCTCCT GTTCCGGTAAAGAACAGACCGATCACCTCCAAGATGCCCCCTCGGTTTGCCAAGAAGCAGGGTGGCATGACCATTGATCAGCCAGAAGAGGGACTCTCTGCCAACAACCTGGGCACAGAAATCTGGGAGACTAACAGCTCAG CTCTGTCAATCCAGTCATCTGGAGGAGATTCGTGGACCAAGCAGGTCTCCTTCACAGGCAGCGAGCCCAACTCTGAGGATTCTGACGCGGGCCCTGAGCAGAGCAAGGAGCAGCACAAGCCCGGCCCCATCGGTAACGAACGTTCACTCAAGCACCGCAAGGGCTCGGAGGGTGTGGAGCGTCTGGAGGGGAGGCCCATCACGCCCGTCAATGGCGTGGACCTCCATGTGGACACAGTGCTGCCCGTGCCACCCATCGAGTTTGGTGTCAGTGCCAAGGACTCTGACTTTAGCCTGCCACCCGGTTCCACCCCAGTGCCCGTGTCCAACCCCGTCACCAAGCTGCAGGACGCCCTCGTCAGCAAC ccggCCCTGACCCAGGCCATTCCCATGCTGCGTAGAGACCACCTGCAGCCTGGCATCAACCTCAACCCCATCTCTTTCCCCAGTGCTGACCTCACACTCAAG ATGGAGTCGGCCCGTAAGGCGTGGGAGAACTCCCAGTCTCTCCCCGAGCAGGGCTCTCCTGGTGGGGGTGCCTCTGGCGCCCAGCCCCCTTGCAGTGTGGGCTCTTCCAGCGGGGTGAGCTACAGCTCTTTCGGAGGGGTATCCATGCCCCCCATGCCCATTGCCTCCGTGGCACCTTCCATGTCCATGCAGG GTAACCATGTCCCCCCGCTGTATCTGGATGGCCATGTCTTTCCCAGCCAGCCTCGTCTGGTGCCCCCAACCATGACCCAGCAGCAGAGCTACCAACAG GCGGCGGCGGCTGCCCAGCAGATCCCCATCTCCCTACACACCTCTCTGCAGGCCCAGCTCGGTCTCCGGGGAGGCCTTCCCGTCTCCCAGTCTCAGGAGATGTTCAACTCCATTCCCTCCTTCAGGTCCCAGGTGTACATGCATCCCAATCTGTCCCAGCCTAACCCCATGGTGCTGTCAGGCGGTGGCCCCCTGAAGGGGCCCTATTCGGCCTTCCCGGGCATGCAGCCATCGGACATGGTCAAGCCCCAGTCGGGCTCCCACTACCAGCCCATGAACGGCAGCCAGACCATGGTCTATGACGGCCAGATGAACCAGGGCCCTGGCATGAGCTCCTCCCAACTCATGGACTCCCAGCTCATCCAG GTGACCATGCCCTTACCGGGCTCCCAGCTGCGTTATGGCTCTGCCCAGCAGCACCTCATCCTGCCCCAATCCATCCAGCTCCAGCAGGGCCAGAACCTCTCCGTCGGAGCCGCCCGCAGGATGCTCCCCCCTGGCTCCCAGCCCCCTGTCATGACCGGCAGCAGAGAG AATTTCCCAATGTCTACTGGTCCGTATACTACTTACAAG ACCTCCCAGATGGAAATGAAAGGCTTCCAGTTCTCTGACAAGCCCAATCACTCCCAGGGCATGCCTGGAGGATACAACAG ACCAGGGTCTGCCAGCCCCGGTGGGAAGCAGTCTGGCCCTGTGGGCCCTCTGCCTGGGCATTACACCCAGCAG AAGACCTCATCCATGCAGGCCGTTCAGCAGCGAGGCTGGGCTTGCAGTGGCCCTGGCCTGACCTGTAGTTGCTGCTACAGAGACCCGGCCACCGGCTGGTATGAGGCCCTGCTGTGCCCCCTACACGGCAAG gtCCCCCCTCCCCAGGGCAGCATGGTTATGCACATGCGTCCCCCCACCACCGGCCCCTTTCCCACCCCCATCCAGAGACCTGTCATGCAGGTCAACAAGACAGTCATCATCCGCTCCCCCCCATACCCCAATCCCGGGCGCGAGCCACCCCACTCCACCCCCCCCTCGGCCCCCGAGCCCACCGTCAAGGGGCCGGAGGATGGCATGAAG agtaAAGCCCTGCGAATTGGGCGCCAGCTGGTGGGTGAGGGGAAGGCACTGTCGTGGGGCCTGATGACCAGCGAACTCCACGAGTCCCTTCCCGGCTGGCAGGGCAAACCAGCACCATGCACCTGA